Proteins encoded within one genomic window of Nostoc sp. UHCC 0870:
- a CDS encoding ParM/StbA family protein has translation MLSLDPGTSMTKMVYCLPSEIPSKAEMLCMESELIKISKDSLDLYESGQMSRPNPENEAWIEYKEEYYAVGFLAQKYFEARINFLELKYENAIPKTLAAVGAIAMREGLNSHLDLSLGLLLPYGEWEDRERLEMGLKKALSNFSFRGKEFCVNLISFQCLPEGGGLVLTRSKKLGTDFNKMNIAVVMLGFRDISAVIFTRGISTGKTEGLGLAWMLERIKSRTSGQNLNDLLKAVHLSGSALKPRFFNTLARSKNAEFKAAEVAQIIEVAELSRKEYWNKVSIWLSVNIPVDIQQVIIGGGTSEYLATELKNLFTYTEISWAAELEEDVRLAFNLPPKKDAMCLRFTDVYGLFRYQKTTSTMSSHRAS, from the coding sequence ATGTTGAGTCTAGATCCTGGAACTTCAATGACGAAGATGGTGTATTGTCTTCCCTCGGAAATACCGAGCAAGGCAGAGATGCTGTGTATGGAATCAGAGTTAATTAAGATATCCAAAGACTCGCTGGATTTATATGAGTCTGGACAAATGAGCCGACCGAATCCAGAGAATGAAGCGTGGATAGAGTACAAAGAAGAATATTATGCGGTGGGTTTTTTGGCGCAAAAATATTTTGAAGCGCGAATCAACTTTTTAGAACTCAAGTATGAGAACGCGATTCCAAAAACCTTGGCAGCAGTGGGAGCAATAGCGATGAGAGAAGGGTTAAATTCCCATCTTGATTTATCATTGGGATTACTTTTGCCTTATGGAGAATGGGAAGACAGAGAAAGATTGGAGATGGGTTTAAAGAAGGCACTATCTAACTTCAGCTTTCGAGGGAAAGAATTTTGTGTAAATCTCATCAGCTTTCAATGCTTACCGGAGGGTGGGGGATTGGTATTGACGCGAAGTAAAAAACTCGGTACAGATTTTAATAAGATGAACATTGCTGTGGTGATGCTGGGTTTTCGGGATATATCAGCCGTAATATTTACTCGTGGCATATCAACTGGAAAGACGGAAGGATTAGGCTTGGCGTGGATGTTGGAGAGAATCAAAAGCCGAACATCAGGACAGAACTTAAATGATTTGTTAAAAGCTGTTCATCTATCAGGTTCAGCGTTAAAACCGAGATTTTTCAACACTTTGGCTCGAAGCAAGAATGCTGAGTTTAAGGCTGCTGAAGTAGCACAAATTATTGAGGTAGCGGAACTTTCTCGTAAAGAATACTGGAATAAAGTATCCATTTGGCTCAGTGTCAATATCCCTGTTGATATTCAGCAAGTAATTATTGGTGGAGGAACATCGGAATATTTAGCCACTGAGTTGAAAAACTTGTTTACTTATACCGAGATTTCATGGGCAGCCGAACTAGAAGAGGACGTGCGTTTGGCTTTCAATCTGCCACCAAAAAAAGATGCTATGTGTCTACGTTTCACTGATGTGTATGGATTATTTCGTTACCAAAAGACTACATCAACTATGTCATCCCATCGTGCGTCCTAG